One genomic segment of Borrelia miyamotoi includes these proteins:
- a CDS encoding phosphoglucomutase, with product MLKHYTLNITNLRKAINEMILSPSGFRKIFAKSKDENSTDFEINDDDKILVALITFTISNYFKDQPKKYINIGLDSRATGNIILEIIIKTLIFNKDSVNFFGILPIPEILAYTKKSQNSKGFIYISASHNPKGYNGIKTGLDDGGVLNSNKIKTIINQIKSNIENKNLIKNLIKNLQNFNSNYMNLKKYETIITSQTKNKIQSYNAYKSLMQHIIYSDKHNKKNIDILKENIKKEPIGIIGEMNGSSRINSIDKDMIESLGIKLELHNTEIGIFKHGMTPEGESLNMCKEILEQKFKNDNSFQLGYVPDCDGDRGNLVVIQKNGLANIIESQKIFALSVLAELSYQYYTGIKHNLAIVVNDATSLNIEKIANLFNTEVYRVEVGEANLTEMADLLRNKGLIVKILGEGSNGGNITYPSKVRDPLTTVFSIIKLLKIKQLYKIWCTLSHNEYNEHYTLDDILNTINFYSNVEVSSEKAMLKINVKNQEILKTNYEKLLEKELKYNNIFLQQLSIHNYDIINYDGIKQNKIRTGDSSGGLKVLLKNKKNDTIASLWMRGSKTEPIFRVLSEVISEHKDLLPLLLDFNKYLIQTANSLIES from the coding sequence ATGCTAAAACACTATACACTAAACATAACAAATCTAAGGAAAGCTATTAATGAAATGATACTTTCTCCTTCAGGATTTAGAAAAATATTTGCAAAATCAAAAGATGAAAATTCAACTGATTTTGAAATAAATGATGATGATAAAATATTAGTTGCTCTGATAACCTTTACAATATCAAATTATTTTAAAGATCAACCAAAAAAATACATCAATATAGGACTAGATTCAAGAGCAACCGGAAATATAATTTTAGAAATAATAATTAAAACTCTAATCTTTAACAAAGATAGTGTAAATTTCTTTGGAATACTTCCGATACCAGAAATCTTAGCATATACAAAAAAAAGTCAAAATTCAAAAGGATTTATATACATCTCAGCTAGTCATAACCCCAAGGGATACAACGGAATTAAAACCGGCTTAGACGATGGAGGAGTGTTAAATTCAAATAAAATAAAGACAATAATCAATCAAATTAAATCTAACATTGAAAATAAAAATTTAATAAAAAACCTAATAAAAAATTTACAAAATTTCAATTCAAATTATATGAATTTAAAAAAATATGAAACAATTATCACATCACAGACTAAAAATAAAATACAATCTTACAATGCATATAAATCACTAATGCAACATATAATATATTCAGATAAACATAATAAAAAAAATATAGACATATTAAAAGAAAATATCAAAAAAGAGCCTATAGGGATAATAGGAGAAATGAATGGTAGCTCTAGAATTAACTCAATTGATAAAGACATGATTGAATCTTTGGGAATAAAGTTAGAACTTCATAATACTGAAATTGGTATCTTTAAGCATGGAATGACTCCTGAAGGTGAATCTTTAAATATGTGCAAAGAAATATTAGAACAAAAATTTAAAAATGACAATTCATTTCAATTAGGATATGTTCCTGACTGTGACGGAGACAGGGGAAATTTAGTTGTAATTCAAAAAAATGGACTAGCAAACATTATTGAATCACAAAAAATATTTGCACTCTCAGTACTTGCAGAGCTTAGCTACCAGTACTATACTGGCATTAAACATAATTTGGCAATTGTAGTTAATGATGCAACATCACTAAACATAGAAAAAATAGCAAATCTATTTAATACAGAAGTTTATAGAGTTGAAGTAGGAGAGGCCAATTTGACAGAAATGGCTGACCTATTACGAAATAAAGGATTAATAGTAAAAATCCTTGGAGAAGGATCAAATGGAGGAAACATTACATACCCCTCAAAAGTAAGAGACCCTCTAACAACCGTTTTTAGCATAATAAAATTACTTAAAATAAAACAACTCTACAAAATATGGTGTACACTGTCCCATAATGAATACAATGAACACTATACTCTTGATGATATATTAAACACAATCAATTTTTATAGCAATGTAGAAGTATCATCAGAAAAAGCCATGCTCAAAATAAATGTAAAAAATCAAGAAATACTAAAAACTAACTACGAAAAATTATTAGAAAAAGAGCTTAAATATAACAATATATTTTTACAACAATTATCAATACATAATTATGACATTATCAACTATGACGGTATCAAACAAAACAAAATTAGAACTGGAGATTCTTCAGGAGGTCTTAAAGTCTTACTTAAAAATAAGAAAAATGATACAATCGCAAGTTTATGGATGCGGGGATCAAAAACAGAACCAATATTTAGAGTACTAAGCGAAGTCATATCTGAACACAAAGACTTACTTCCTTTACTCTTAGATTTTAATAAATACTTAATACAAACTGCTAACTCTTTAATTGAATCTTGA